Proteins encoded together in one Mastomys coucha isolate ucsf_1 unplaced genomic scaffold, UCSF_Mcou_1 pScaffold16, whole genome shotgun sequence window:
- the LOC116093305 gene encoding basic proline-rich protein-like, which yields MPEPRGPSRSGQGTEGRAGGRQRPRVCRGPRSERRPGAPLTPPYSASQRAPACARPAPPPRRPAATRPAAAEPRRGDAPVPPPPSAGPRLRRPSHPTPPSPEDCPLGPPTAPGAAPARAPARLPPLPRAVHTHACVQRAGASPELRPRPPPRAAAGASPALRGSRARHSHKMSALTELLPAATLRPSPPAYSPPRIRPPTPPSRARGELRVEGERFASLVRAEWTRHPLAVSPSEQHLLTKPIGEARCNDKWEPWNLPTRNSQHTGRTMKKTPKKPIPVALN from the exons ATGCCAGAACCCCGAGGACCGTCGCGATCCgggcagg GGACGGAAGGGCGAGCCGGCGGGAGGCAACGGCCTCGGGTGTGCCGCGGTCCCCGCAGCGAGAGGCGTCCTGGGGCGCCCCTGACACCACCGTACTCCGCCTCGCAGCGCGCCCCTGCGTGCGCGCGCCCCGCCCCGCCGCCCCGCCGCCCGGCCGCCACGCGCCCGGCGGCCGCCGAGCCCCGGCGCGGGGACGCGCCCGTGCCCCCTCCCCCTTCGGCCGGTCCCCGGCTTCGCCGGCcttcccaccctaccccacccagcCCCGAGGACTGCCCGCTCGGGCCGCCCACAGCCCCGGGCGCCGCGCCGGCCCGGGCCCCGGCCcgtctccctccccttccccgaGCTGTCCACACCCACGCGTGCGTACAGAGGGCCGGGGCCTCCCCGGAGCTGCGGCCTCGGCCTCCTCCCCGCGCGGCAGCTGGTGCCTCCCCGGCCCTACGGGGCTCACGCGCACGGCACAGCCACAAGATGTCCGCTCTGACGGAACTACTGCCAGCTGCCACGCTCCGCCCCTCCCCCCCCGCCTATTCACCGCCGCGTATCCGTCCGCCAACGCCGCCGTCGCGAGCGCGGGGCGAGCTGAGGGTCGAGGGGGAGCGGTTTGCCTCCCTCGTCCGGGCCGAGTGGACGCGCCACCCTCTAGCCGTCTCCCCGTCGGAACAGCACCTTCTTACTAAACCGATCGGAG AAGCCAGGTGCAATGATAAGTGGGAACCCTGGAACCTACCAACCAGAAACTCTCAACATACAGGGAGGACAATGAAGAAAACTCCTAAGAAACCAATTCCTGTTGCCCTAAACTAA
- the Ube2d3 gene encoding ubiquitin-conjugating enzyme E2 D3 isoform X2 has protein sequence MALKRINKELSDLARDPPAQCSAGPVGDDMFHWQATIMGPNDSPYQGGVFFLTIHFPTDYPFKPPKVAFTTRIYHPNINSNGSICLDILRSQWSPALTISKVLLSICSLLCDPNPDDPLVPEIARIYKTDRDKYNRISREWTQKYAM, from the exons ATGGCTCTGAAACGGATTAATAAG GAACTTAGTGATTTGGCCCGTGACCCTCCAGCACAATGTTCTGCAGGTCCAGTTGGAGATGACA TGTTTCATTGGCAAGCCACAATTATGGGACCT AATGACAGCCCATATCAAGGTGGTGTATTCTTTTTGACAATTCATTTTCCTACAGACTACCCCTTCAAACCACCTAAG gtTGCATTTACAACAAGAATTTATCATCCAAATATTAACAGTAATGGCAGCATTTGTCTTGATATTCTAAGATCACAGTGGTCTCCTGCTTTAACTATTTCTAAAG tTCTTTTATCCATTTGTTCACTGCTATGTGATCCAAACCCAGATGACCCCCTAGTGCCAGAGATTGCACGGATCTATAAAACAGACAGAGATAA gTACAACAGAATATCTCGGGAATGGACTCAGAAGTATGCCATGTGA
- the Ube2d3 gene encoding ubiquitin-conjugating enzyme E2 D3 isoform X1, whose amino-acid sequence MALKRINKELSDLARDPPAQCSAGPVGDDMFHWQATIMGPNDSPYQGGVFFLTIHFPTDYPFKPPKVAFTTRIYHPNINSNGSICLDILRSQWSPALTISKVLLSICSLLCDPNPDDPLVPEIARIYKTDRDKYNRLAREWTEKYAML is encoded by the exons ATGGCTCTGAAACGGATTAATAAG GAACTTAGTGATTTGGCCCGTGACCCTCCAGCACAATGTTCTGCAGGTCCAGTTGGAGATGACA TGTTTCATTGGCAAGCCACAATTATGGGACCT AATGACAGCCCATATCAAGGTGGTGTATTCTTTTTGACAATTCATTTTCCTACAGACTACCCCTTCAAACCACCTAAG gtTGCATTTACAACAAGAATTTATCATCCAAATATTAACAGTAATGGCAGCATTTGTCTTGATATTCTAAGATCACAGTGGTCTCCTGCTTTAACTATTTCTAAAG tTCTTTTATCCATTTGTTCACTGCTATGTGATCCAAACCCAGATGACCCCCTAGTGCCAGAGATTGCACGGATCTATAAAACAGACAGAGATAA GTACAATAGGTTAGCAAGAGAGTGGACAGAGAAATACGCTATGTTGTAG